One Hordeum vulgare subsp. vulgare chromosome 4H, MorexV3_pseudomolecules_assembly, whole genome shotgun sequence DNA window includes the following coding sequences:
- the LOC123448785 gene encoding pentatricopeptide repeat-containing protein At1g56690, mitochondrial, with protein sequence MRLPSVRFLPSSAAPAVVAANARIAWMARAGNMEGARATFEAMPLRTTASYNALIAGYFRNHLPEAALGLFRRMPSRDLGSYNALISGFSLRRHTLPDAAAALASIPLPPSVVSFTSLLRGYVRHGFLADAIRLFHHMPERNHVSYTVMLGGFIDAGRLDEARKLFDEMPDKDVVARTAMLSGYCQAGRIAEARLLFDEMPKRNVVSWTAMISGYSQNGKLNLARKLFEVMPDRNEVSWTAMLVGYIQAGHIEDAEQLFNAMPEHPVAACNAMMVGFGQRGMVDAAQAVFERMQEKDDGTWSAMIKAYEQNEFLIEALSTFRDMLWRGIRPNYPSVISILTVCSALAILNHGREVHAAMLRCSFDMDVFAVSALITMYIKCGNLDKANRVFNMFEPKDVVMWNSMITGYAQHGLGEEALGIFNDMTMAGMAPDEITYIGVLTACSYTGKVKVGREIFNSMCKDSAIRPGAEHYSCMVDLLGRAGLVHEALDLIKNMPVEADAIIWGALMGACRMHKNAEIAELAAKKLLELEPGSAGPYVLLSHIYTSTGRWEDASKTRKFISSRNLNKSTGCSWIEYDKRVHLFTSGDILAHPEHAIILKMLEKLDGLLMESGYSADGSFVLHDIDEEQKLHSLRYHSERQAVAYGLLKVPEGMPIRVMKNLRVCGDCHAAMKFIAKITSREIILRDANRFHHFKDGFCSCRDYW encoded by the coding sequence ATGCGCCTCCCGTCGGTTCGCTTCCTGCCGTCGAGCGCGGCGCCGGCGGTGGTGGCCGCGAACGCGCGCATCGCCTGGATGGCACGCGCGGGGAACATGGAGGGCGCCCGCGCGACGTTCGAGGCCATGCCCCTCCGCACTACCGCTTCCTACAACGCCCTCATCGCCGGCTACTTCCGGAACCACCTCCCGGAAGCCGCCCTCGGCCTCTTCCGCCGCATGCCCTCCCGCGATCTCGGCTCCTACAACGCTCTCATCTCAGGCTTCTCCCTCCGCCGTCACACCCTCCCTGATGCGGCGGCCGCGCTGGCCTCCATCCCCTTACCCCCCTCAGTCGTCTCCTTCACCTCCCTTTTGCGCGGGTACGTGCGCCACGGCTTCCTGGCCGACGCCATCCGCCTGTTCCACCATATGCCCGAGCGCAACCACGTCTCCTACACGGTTATGCTTGGTGGTTTTATTGATGCCGGCCGTCTCGATGAGGCCCGCAAGCTGTTCGACGAAATGCCTGACAAAGACGTCGTTGCACGAACTGCCATGCTATCTGGGTACTGCCAGGCAGGCCGAATTGCTGAGGCACGCCttctgtttgatgaaatgccgaaGAGGAATGTCGTGTCATGGACTGCAATGATATCTGGCTACTCTCAAAATGGGAAGCTTAACCTTGCACGGAAGCTTTTTGAGGTGATGCCTGATCGCAATGAGGTGTCATGGACTGCTATGTTAGTCGGGTACATACAGGCTGGCCATATCGAGGATGCTGAGCAGCTGTTTAATGCAATGCCAGAGCACCCAGTGGCTGCCTGCAATGCGATGATGGTTGGGTTTGGGCAGCGTGGGATGGTGGATGCTGCCCAGGCAGTGTTTGAGAGAATGCAAGAGAAGGATGATGGTACGTGGAGTGCAATGATTAAAGCATATGAGCAgaatgagttcttgattgaggcgTTGTCTACTTTCCGTGACATGTTATGGAGAGGTATCCGTCCAAACTACCCATCAGTCATTAGCATCCTTACCGTGTGTTCGGCACTAGCTATTCTCAATCATGGAAGGGAGGTGCATGCTGCAATGCTGAGATGCTCCTTTGACATGGATGTCTTTGCTGTCTCAGCATTAATCACAATGTACATCAAATGTGGAAATTTGGATAAAGCTAATAGGGTCTTCAATATGTTTGAGCCCAAAGATGTAGTCATGTGGAACTCGATGATCACTGGTTATGCTCAACATGGGTTGGGGGAGGAAGCACTTGGCATATTTAATGACATGACGATGGCAGGAATGGCACCTGATGAAATTACTTATATAGGAGTCCTCACTGCTTGTAGCTATACCGGGAAAGTTAAAGTAGGGAGGGAAATTTTCAATTCTATGTGTAAGGATTCTGCCATCCGACCAGGAGCCGAGCATTACTCTTGCATGGTTGATTTGCTTGGTCGAGCTGGACTTGTACATGAAGCATTGGATTTGATTAAGAACATGCCAGTTGAAGCCGACGCTATCATCTGGGGAGCACTGATGGGTGCCTGTAGGATGCACAAGAATGCTGAGATTGCCGAGCTTGCTGCTAAGAAGCTATTAGAGCTAGAGCCCGGGAGTGCTGGACCATATGTTTTGCTCTCTCACATTTATACATCCACTGGGAGGTGGGAAGATGCTTCTAAGACGCGGAAGTTCATTAGCTCAAGGAATTTAAACAAGTCTACAGGCTGTAGTTGGATAGAGTATGACAAGAGGGTGCACCTCTTCACATCTGGTGATATATTAGCACACCCAGAGCATGCTATTATCCTTAagatgttggagaaactagatggTCTACTGATGGAATCTGGTTACTCAGCTGACGGAAGCTTTGTGCTCCATGATATAGACGAAGAGCAAAAACTTCATAGCTTGCGATATCATAGTGAGAGGCAGGCTGTGGCATATGGACTTTTGAAAGTCCCAGAAGGAATGCCCATTCGTGTCATGAAGAACCTCAGAGTCTGTGGTGACTGCCATGCTGCCATGAAGTTCATTGCAAAAATAACTTCTCGGGAAATCATACTCAGAGATGCTAATAGGTTCCATCATTTCAAAGACGGATTTTGCTCTTGCAGGGACTATTGGTGA